One genomic segment of Alicycliphilus denitrificans K601 includes these proteins:
- a CDS encoding MFS transporter — protein sequence MTALERRSSLGLAAIFAMRMLGLFLVLPVFMLEARKYAGGDDPALVGLAMGMYGLTQAFFQLPLGMASDRFGRKRVIALGLLVFAAGSLVAALADSVMGLLVGRALQGAGAVSAAVTALLADQTRDAVRTKAMALVGMSIGLMFAVALVAAPFLAAHVGLSGLFVLTFALALAGVALILWVVPPETRHHGAAPQGRPSDVWRHADLLRLNLGVFALHTIQMAMWVAVPAMLVQAGLPKDVHWHVYLPALVLSVVAMGGLLAMERRGRLRAALLLSIGLIALVQAALGGLVAGGVAPTVALLGTLLFVFFCGFNMLEATQPSLVSRMAPAHLRGAALGAYNTLQSLGLFAGGALGGALAKWAGAGGLFAATALLAALWLALTWPLRPVGRGGH from the coding sequence ATGACGGCGCTGGAGCGGCGCTCCAGCCTCGGCCTGGCGGCCATCTTCGCCATGCGCATGCTGGGGTTGTTCCTGGTGCTGCCCGTATTCATGCTGGAGGCGCGCAAGTACGCCGGCGGCGACGACCCCGCGCTCGTGGGGCTGGCCATGGGCATGTACGGGCTCACGCAGGCGTTCTTCCAGCTGCCGCTGGGCATGGCGTCCGACCGCTTCGGCAGGAAGCGCGTCATCGCGCTCGGCCTGCTGGTGTTCGCCGCGGGCAGTCTGGTGGCGGCGCTGGCCGACTCGGTCATGGGCCTGCTGGTGGGCCGGGCGCTGCAGGGCGCCGGGGCGGTGTCGGCCGCCGTCACCGCGCTGCTGGCCGACCAGACGCGCGACGCCGTGCGCACCAAGGCCATGGCGCTCGTGGGCATGAGCATCGGCCTGATGTTCGCCGTGGCGCTGGTGGCGGCGCCCTTCCTGGCCGCCCACGTCGGCCTGTCGGGCCTGTTCGTGCTCACGTTCGCGCTGGCGCTGGCCGGCGTGGCGCTGATCCTGTGGGTGGTGCCGCCCGAGACGCGCCACCACGGCGCCGCGCCCCAGGGCCGCCCGTCCGACGTATGGCGCCATGCCGACCTGCTGCGCCTGAACCTGGGCGTGTTCGCGCTGCACACCATACAGATGGCCATGTGGGTGGCCGTACCCGCCATGCTGGTGCAGGCGGGCCTGCCCAAGGACGTGCACTGGCACGTCTACCTGCCCGCGCTGGTGCTATCGGTCGTCGCCATGGGAGGGCTGCTCGCCATGGAGCGGCGCGGGCGGCTGCGCGCGGCCCTGCTGCTGTCGATCGGCCTGATCGCGCTGGTGCAGGCCGCCCTGGGGGGGCTGGTGGCCGGCGGCGTCGCGCCCACCGTGGCGCTGCTCGGCACGCTGCTGTTCGTGTTCTTCTGCGGCTTCAACATGCTGGAGGCCACGCAGCCCAGCCTGGTCTCGCGCATGGCCCCGGCCCATCTGCGCGGCGCGGCCCTGGGCGCGTACAACACGCTGCAGTCCCTGGGCCTGTTCGCCGGGGGCGCCCTGGGCGGAGCCCTGGCCAAGTGGGCGGGCGCGGGCGGGCTGTTCGCCGCCACGGCGCTGCTGGCCGCCCTGTGGCTGGCGCTCACCTGGCCGCTGCGGCCCGTGGGGCGCGGCGGCCACTGA
- the ssb gene encoding single-stranded DNA-binding protein encodes MASVNKVIIVGNLGRDPEMRTFPSGDQVANVRIATTDRWRDKNTGENKEATEWHSVVFNGRLAEIVGQYLRKGSQVYVEGSLRTRKWTDQSGQERYTTEIRADTMQMLGSRAGSGGGQGGGYDDGGYGGDGGGYEAPRRAAPAPRPAPPAARPAPAPVAQPPRAASGFDDMDDDIPF; translated from the coding sequence ATGGCATCCGTCAACAAAGTCATCATCGTCGGCAACCTCGGCCGCGACCCCGAAATGCGCACCTTCCCCAGCGGCGACCAGGTGGCCAACGTGCGCATCGCCACCACCGACCGCTGGCGCGACAAGAACACCGGCGAGAACAAGGAAGCCACCGAGTGGCACAGCGTGGTCTTCAACGGCCGCCTGGCCGAGATCGTGGGCCAGTACCTGCGCAAGGGCTCGCAGGTGTACGTGGAAGGCAGCCTGCGCACGCGCAAGTGGACCGACCAGAGCGGCCAGGAGCGCTACACCACCGAGATCCGCGCCGACACCATGCAGATGCTGGGCAGCCGCGCCGGCTCCGGCGGCGGCCAGGGCGGCGGCTATGACGACGGCGGCTACGGCGGCGATGGCGGCGGCTACGAGGCCCCGCGCCGCGCCGCGCCCGCCCCGCGCCCCGCGCCACCCGCTGCCCGCCCCGCCCCGGCGCCCGTGGCCCAGCCGCCGCGCGCGGCCTCGGGCTTCGACGACATGGACGACGACATTCCGTTCTGA
- a CDS encoding L-lactate permease: MVWQQIYDPLGNMVISTALAAVPVVVMLAALGFFHIKAHIAAGMGLAAALLVAIFVYGMPADMAGRAALLGGFTGLLPIGWIVLNIIFLHQLTEQNGSFAVLQDSLSGITEDRRIQLLLIAFCFGAFFEGAAGFGTPVAVTAAILIGLGFSPLAASGLSLIANTAPVAFGALGTPVITLAKVHGYDLMEVTAMIGRQLPFFSLLVPFWLIWAFAGRKGMMEIWPAILVTGVSFAIPQFLVSNYIGPELVDIIAAIVSMVCLVAFLRVWKPRTVWTSASLRHHDVSAAEAKPAKPVTRHSTQALVAAWTPWVILSVFVFIWGLPSVKTWLNGVFAPAFPMEGLHNMIEKVPPVVAKPTKEGAVYTLNLLSATGTGILLSAIVSAFVMKYNPVAIVRTFFKTLWLVKYSLLTIVLMLALGTLTRYSGTDTTLGLAFANTGVLYPFFGTLMGWLGVALTGSDTASNVLFGGMQKVAAEQLHLSPNLMGAANSSGGVMGKMIDAQSIVVASTATRWFDHEGDILRYVFFHSIALACLVGLYVTMQAYVWPFSLMVVH; encoded by the coding sequence ATGGTCTGGCAACAAATCTACGACCCACTGGGCAACATGGTCATCTCCACCGCGCTGGCAGCGGTGCCGGTGGTGGTCATGCTCGCGGCTCTGGGCTTCTTCCACATCAAGGCGCACATCGCCGCGGGCATGGGCCTGGCCGCGGCGCTGCTCGTGGCCATCTTCGTCTATGGCATGCCGGCCGACATGGCGGGGCGCGCGGCGCTGCTGGGCGGCTTCACGGGGCTGCTGCCGATCGGCTGGATCGTGCTCAACATCATCTTCCTGCACCAGCTCACCGAGCAGAACGGCAGCTTCGCCGTGCTGCAGGACTCGCTCTCGGGCATCACCGAGGACCGGCGCATCCAGCTGCTCCTGATCGCGTTCTGCTTCGGCGCCTTCTTCGAGGGCGCGGCGGGCTTCGGCACGCCCGTGGCGGTGACGGCGGCCATCCTCATCGGCCTGGGCTTCTCGCCGCTGGCGGCCTCGGGCCTGTCGCTGATCGCCAACACCGCGCCCGTGGCCTTCGGCGCGCTGGGCACGCCGGTGATCACGCTGGCCAAGGTGCACGGCTACGACCTCATGGAAGTGACGGCCATGATCGGCCGCCAGCTGCCCTTCTTCTCGCTGCTGGTGCCGTTCTGGCTCATCTGGGCCTTCGCCGGGCGCAAGGGCATGATGGAGATCTGGCCCGCCATCCTGGTGACGGGCGTGTCCTTCGCCATCCCGCAGTTCCTGGTGTCCAACTACATCGGGCCGGAGCTGGTGGACATCATCGCCGCCATCGTCTCCATGGTCTGCCTCGTGGCCTTCCTGCGCGTGTGGAAGCCCAGGACGGTCTGGACTTCGGCCTCGCTGCGCCACCATGACGTGAGCGCCGCCGAGGCCAAGCCGGCCAAGCCCGTCACGCGCCACAGCACGCAGGCGCTGGTGGCGGCCTGGACGCCCTGGGTGATCCTGTCGGTGTTCGTCTTCATCTGGGGCCTGCCTTCGGTCAAGACCTGGCTCAACGGCGTCTTCGCGCCCGCCTTCCCCATGGAAGGCCTGCACAACATGATCGAGAAGGTGCCGCCCGTGGTCGCCAAGCCCACGAAGGAAGGCGCGGTCTACACGCTGAACCTCCTGTCGGCCACCGGCACGGGCATCCTGCTGTCGGCCATCGTGAGCGCCTTCGTCATGAAGTACAACCCGGTCGCCATCGTGCGCACCTTCTTCAAGACGCTGTGGCTCGTGAAGTACTCGCTGCTGACCATCGTGCTCATGCTGGCGCTGGGCACGCTCACGCGCTACTCGGGCACCGACACCACGCTGGGCCTGGCCTTCGCCAACACGGGCGTGCTCTACCCGTTCTTCGGCACGCTGATGGGCTGGCTGGGCGTGGCGCTCACGGGCTCGGACACGGCGTCGAACGTGCTCTTCGGCGGCATGCAGAAGGTGGCGGCCGAGCAGCTGCACCTCTCGCCCAACCTCATGGGCGCGGCCAACAGCTCGGGCGGCGTGATGGGCAAGATGATCGACGCGCAGTCCATCGTCGTGGCCTCCACCGCCACGCGCTGGTTCGACCACGAGGGCGACATCCTGCGCTACGTGTTCTTCCACTCCATCGCGCTGGCCTGCCTGGTGGGCCTGTACGTGACCATGCAGGCCTACGTCTGGCCGTTCTCGCTGATGGTCGTGCACTGA
- the mnmA gene encoding tRNA 2-thiouridine(34) synthase MnmA, protein MTASTKQRVVVGLSGGVDSAVTAHLLKQQGHEVVGIFMKNWEDDDDSEYCSSRQDFLDAASVADVIGIEIEHVNFAAEYKDRVFAEFLREYQAGRTPNPDVLCNAEIKFKAFLDHAMRLGAEKIATGHYARVRHNPATGLFELLKGLDPAKDQSYFLHRLNQEQLARTLFPVGELRKTEVRRIAEEIGLPNAKKKDSTGICFIGERPFREFLNRYISHEPGPILDDRGRRLGRHVGLSFYTLGQRQGLGIGGVKEKGAQRGGGEHAPWFVARKELATNTLRVVQGHDHPWLLSHRLAAQDASWVAGRPPAPGACAAKTRYRQQDAACTVLAAQGGAFSLQFPEAQWAVTPGQSAVLYDGEVCLGGGVIATVDG, encoded by the coding sequence ATGACAGCATCCACCAAGCAGCGCGTCGTCGTGGGCCTCTCGGGCGGCGTCGATTCGGCCGTCACGGCCCACCTCCTCAAGCAGCAGGGCCACGAGGTGGTCGGCATCTTCATGAAGAACTGGGAAGATGACGACGACAGCGAATACTGCTCCAGCCGCCAGGACTTCCTGGACGCCGCCAGCGTGGCCGACGTGATCGGCATCGAGATCGAGCACGTGAACTTCGCGGCCGAGTACAAGGACCGCGTGTTCGCCGAGTTCCTGCGCGAGTACCAGGCCGGCCGCACGCCCAACCCCGACGTGCTGTGCAATGCCGAGATCAAGTTCAAGGCCTTCCTGGACCACGCCATGCGCCTGGGCGCCGAGAAGATCGCCACGGGCCACTACGCCCGCGTGCGCCACAACCCGGCCACGGGCCTGTTTGAGCTGCTCAAGGGGCTGGACCCGGCCAAGGACCAGAGCTACTTCCTGCACCGGCTGAACCAGGAGCAGCTCGCGCGCACGCTGTTCCCCGTGGGCGAGCTGAGGAAGACCGAGGTGCGCCGCATCGCCGAGGAGATCGGTCTGCCCAACGCGAAGAAGAAGGACTCGACCGGCATCTGCTTCATCGGCGAGCGGCCGTTCCGCGAGTTCCTCAACCGCTACATCAGCCACGAGCCCGGCCCCATCCTGGACGACCGGGGCCGCAGGCTGGGCCGCCACGTGGGCCTGTCGTTCTACACGCTGGGCCAGCGCCAGGGGCTGGGCATCGGCGGCGTGAAGGAAAAGGGGGCGCAGCGCGGCGGCGGCGAGCATGCGCCCTGGTTCGTTGCGCGCAAGGAACTCGCCACCAACACCCTGCGCGTGGTGCAGGGCCATGACCACCCCTGGCTGCTGTCGCACCGGCTGGCCGCGCAGGACGCAAGCTGGGTCGCCGGCCGCCCCCCCGCCCCGGGCGCCTGCGCGGCCAAGACGCGCTACCGCCAGCAGGACGCGGCCTGCACCGTGCTGGCCGCGCAGGGCGGCGCCTTCAGCCTGCAGTTCCCCGAGGCCCAGTGGGCCGTGACGCCGGGCCAGTCCGCCGTGCTGTACGACGGCGAGGTATGCCTGGGCGGTGGCGTGATTGCGACGGTGGACGGCTGA
- a CDS encoding LysR family transcriptional regulator, which translates to MNIKFDLADIQAFAAVAELQSFRAAAESIHLSQPAFSRRIEKLEEALGVRLLDRTTRRVTLTAVGRDFARKTQQWLDDLDGMLMGLGDVAARRMGEVTIACVPSAVYYFLPQVVKRYHERFPRIRVKVHDASANEVLVAVAQGDADFGLNFIGSQEAEIEFKPVLAERFVAACRRDHALARRKKVTWAELGRHDFMSVGKTSGNRLLMDLALANVPDRPQCLYEAKHVTTLLGLVEAGLGVAAVPSLAMPGRDHPTLVSIPLVEPVVTRQMGLIKRRGKSLSPAAQQLYDLLVATRSARPRSAPAPQKIQSGR; encoded by the coding sequence ATGAACATCAAGTTCGACCTCGCCGATATCCAGGCCTTCGCCGCCGTGGCCGAGCTGCAGAGCTTCCGGGCGGCGGCCGAGTCCATCCACCTCTCGCAGCCGGCCTTCAGCCGCCGCATCGAGAAGCTCGAAGAGGCGCTGGGCGTGCGCCTGCTCGACCGCACCACGCGGCGCGTGACGCTCACGGCCGTGGGCCGCGACTTCGCGCGCAAGACGCAGCAGTGGCTCGACGACCTGGACGGCATGCTCATGGGCCTGGGCGACGTGGCCGCGCGCCGCATGGGCGAGGTGACCATTGCCTGCGTGCCGTCGGCCGTGTATTACTTCCTGCCGCAGGTGGTCAAGCGCTACCACGAGCGCTTTCCGCGCATCCGCGTGAAGGTGCACGACGCGAGCGCGAACGAGGTGCTGGTGGCCGTGGCGCAGGGCGATGCCGACTTCGGCCTGAATTTCATCGGCAGCCAGGAGGCCGAGATCGAGTTCAAGCCCGTGCTGGCCGAGCGCTTCGTGGCCGCCTGCCGCCGCGACCATGCGCTCGCGCGCCGCAAGAAGGTGACCTGGGCCGAGCTCGGGCGGCACGACTTCATGTCGGTGGGCAAGACCTCGGGCAACCGCCTGCTCATGGACCTGGCCCTGGCCAACGTGCCCGACCGTCCCCAGTGCCTGTACGAGGCCAAGCACGTGACCACGCTGCTCGGCCTCGTGGAGGCGGGCCTGGGCGTGGCCGCAGTGCCCAGCCTGGCCATGCCGGGCAGGGACCATCCCACGCTGGTGTCGATCCCGCTCGTGGAGCCCGTGGTCACGCGGCAGATGGGGCTCATCAAGCGCCGGGGCAAATCGCTCTCGCCCGCGGCCCAGCAGCTCTACGACCTGCTGGTGGCCACGCGCTCCGCGCGCCCGCGCAGTGCGCCGGCGCCGCAAAAAATACAATCGGGGCGATGA
- a CDS encoding 4-oxalomesaconate tautomerase yields the protein MSYELPCILMRGGTSRGPFFLADWLPQDPGVRDRMLLAALGSPHELQIDGLGGGNSLTSKVAIVSRSRHAGCDVDYLFAQVSVEEARVDTSPNCGNMLAGVGPFAIEQGLVPAAPGAGTTLVRVFNVNTRSRIDVRVCTCNGRVLYEGDVRIDGVQGTAAPVLLSFLDAWGSVTGSLFPTGRRTDTIDGVELTCIDAAQVMVLVRARDLGLRGDEAPATLDADGALLARLESLRRTAGLRMGLGDVSDSVLPKPVIVAPGARPGQIVSRYFTPRRCHRSHAATGAIGVAAALALPGTVAHGAQWRPGAGTHRVAVQHPAGRIEVDVELGGAHADPQLRQACLVRTARKILEGTLYVPDHALA from the coding sequence ATGAGCTACGAACTTCCCTGCATCCTGATGCGCGGCGGCACCTCCCGGGGGCCGTTCTTCCTGGCCGACTGGCTGCCGCAAGACCCCGGGGTGCGCGACCGCATGCTGCTCGCGGCGCTGGGCTCGCCGCACGAGCTGCAGATCGACGGGCTGGGCGGCGGCAACTCGCTCACGAGCAAGGTGGCCATCGTCTCGCGCTCCCGGCACGCCGGGTGCGACGTGGACTACCTCTTCGCCCAGGTCAGCGTGGAGGAGGCGCGCGTGGACACGAGCCCCAACTGCGGCAACATGCTGGCGGGCGTGGGCCCCTTCGCCATCGAGCAAGGCCTGGTACCCGCCGCACCCGGCGCTGGCACCACGCTGGTGCGGGTGTTCAACGTCAACACGCGCTCGCGCATCGACGTGCGCGTGTGCACATGCAACGGCCGCGTGCTGTACGAGGGCGACGTGCGCATCGACGGCGTGCAGGGCACGGCGGCGCCGGTGCTGCTGAGCTTCCTGGATGCCTGGGGCTCGGTCACCGGCAGCCTCTTTCCCACGGGCCGGCGCACCGACACCATCGACGGCGTCGAGCTCACCTGCATCGACGCGGCCCAGGTCATGGTGCTCGTGCGCGCCCGTGACCTGGGCCTGCGCGGCGACGAGGCGCCCGCAACGCTCGATGCCGATGGCGCGCTCCTCGCGCGCCTGGAGTCCCTGCGCCGCACGGCCGGCCTGCGCATGGGCCTGGGCGACGTATCGGACAGCGTGCTGCCCAAGCCCGTGATCGTCGCGCCCGGCGCCCGGCCCGGCCAGATCGTCTCGCGCTACTTCACGCCCCGGCGCTGCCACCGCTCGCATGCGGCCACGGGCGCCATCGGCGTGGCTGCGGCGCTCGCCCTGCCGGGCACGGTGGCCCATGGCGCGCAGTGGCGGCCGGGCGCCGGCACCCATCGCGTGGCCGTGCAGCACCCCGCGGGCCGCATCGAGGTGGACGTCGAGCTCGGCGGAGCGCACGCGGACCCGCAGCTGCGCCAGGCCTGCCTCGTGCGCACGGCCCGAAAGATCCTCGAAGGCACCTTGTACGTGCCGGACCACGCGCTGGCCTGA